From Aythya fuligula isolate bAytFul2 chromosome 20, bAytFul2.pri, whole genome shotgun sequence, a single genomic window includes:
- the ABR gene encoding active breakpoint cluster region-related protein isoform X4: MMTDVLVQADGSPAPGGERLEPGPEEPEGKRPSTTGARLWGRVRSKLLRQKLDPQAVQTKNWHMDVIEMNGIKVEFSMKFTSRDMSLKRTPSKKQTGVFGVKISVVTKRERSKVPYIVRQCIEEVEKRGIEEVGIYRISGVATDIQALKAVFDANNKDILVMLSDMDINAIAGTLKLYFRELPEPLLTDRLYPAFMEGIALSDPAAKENCMMHLLRSLPDPNLITFLFLLEHLKRVAEKEPINKMSLHNLATVFGPTLLRPSEGESKGHLTLASDIWSHDVMAQVQVLLYYLQHPPISFTELKRNTLYFSTDV, translated from the exons ATGATGACGGATGTGTTGGTGCAAGCCGACGGCAGCCCCGCTCCTGGGGGCGAGCGCCTGGAGCCTGGCCCGGAGGAGCCCGAGGGCAAGCGGCCCTCCACCACGGGCGCCCGCCTCTGGGGCCGGGTGCGCAGCAAGCTGCTGAGGCAGAAG CTGGACCCGCAGGCCGTGCAGACCAAGAACTGGCACATGGACGTGATTGAGATGAACGGG ATCAAGGTGGAGTTCTCCATGAAGTTCACGAGCAGAGACATGAGCCTGAAGAGGACGCCGTCCAAAAAGCAGACTGGAGTCTTCGGAGTCAAAATCAGCGTCGTCACCAA GCGCGAGCGCTCCAAGGTGCCTTACATCGTGCGCCAGTGCATCGAGGAGGTGGAGAAGAGGGGCATCGAGGAGGTCGGCATCTACAGGATCTCCGGCGTCGCCACGGACATCCAGGCCTTGAAGGCTGTCTTCGATGCGA ATAACAAGGACATCCTGGTGATGCTGAGCGACATGGACATCAACGCCATCGCTGGCACGCTCAAGCTGTATTTCCGGGAGCTGCCCGAGCCCCTCCTCACTGACAGACTGTACCCCGCCTTCATGGAGGGCATCG CCCTCTCGGATCCTGCTGCCAAGGAGAACTGCATGATGCACCTTCTCCGCTCGCTGCCTGACCCCAACCTCAtcaccttcctcttcctgctggAGCACTTGAAAAG GGTAGCGGAAAAGGAGCCCATCAACAAAATGTCCCTCCACAACCTGGCCACGGTTTTTGGGCCGACACTGCTGAGACCCTCGGAGGGGGAGAGCAAAGGACACCTCACCCTGGCCTCCGACATCTGGTCCCACGACGTGATGGCCCAG GTCCAGGTCCTCCTCTACTACCTGCAGCATCCTCCCATCTCCTTCACCGAGCTGAAGCGCAACACACTTTACTTCTCCACGGACGTGTAg
- the TIMM22 gene encoding mitochondrial import inner membrane translocase subunit Tim22, whose translation MAAAPSPSSPGGPEPEPPAVRYSELLQHLVGERRRPRNWDPTALGGIPSPAKSEEQKMVERAMESCAFKAALACVGGFVLGGAFGVFTAGIDTNVGFDPKDPYRTPTAKEVLKDMGQRGISYAKNFAIVGAMFSCTECVVESYRGKSDWKNSVISGCITGGAIGFRAGLKAGVIGCGGFAAFSAAIDYYLR comes from the exons ATGGCGGCGGCTCCGTCCCCGTCCTCACCGGGCGGCCCGGAGCCGGAGCCGCCGGCGGTGCGGTACAgcgagctgctgcagcacctggtGGGCGAGCGGCGGCGACCCCGAAACTGGGACCCCACCGCCCTGGGAGGCATCCCCAGCCCGGCCAAGAGCGAGGAGCAGAAGATGGTGGAGCGGGCCATGGAGAGCTGCGCCTTCAAGGCGGCGCTGGCCTGCGTGGGGG gaTTTGTTCTCGGAGGAGCGTTTGGTGTCTTCACAGCTGGCATCGACACCAACGTTGGGTTTGATCCCAAGGATCCCTATCGCACGCCAACCGCGAAGGAGGTGCTGAAGGACATGGGGCAGAGAGGCATATCCTATGCAAAGAACTTCGCCATCGTAGGTGCTATGTTCTCCTGCACCGAGTGTGTGGTAGAATCG TATCGTGGAAAGTCAGACTGGAAGAACAGCGTTATTAGTGGCTGCATCACAGGAGGAGCGATCGGCTTCAGAG CTGGTTTGAAGGCAGGCGTTATCGGCTGTGGAGGATTTGCCGCTTTCTCCGCAGCGATTGATTACTATCTCCGGTAA